Below is a window of Ochotona princeps isolate mOchPri1 chromosome 19, mOchPri1.hap1, whole genome shotgun sequence DNA.
TCAAGGATGTCTTCCCCCAGCTTTGGAGTTGGGTGTAGTGATGAATCTTTCTGATTAGAGGTCTTTGAATACTATCTCAGCTGGGCtgtcctgctgctgtgcaggtgACTTAAAGGGAAATTCCGCCTCTTGAGAGCCTTTCTCTAGGTCTCCATGTTCTCCAACCTTTCACTCCTCTCCTTGACCCCTGTGGACTTTCCTGAGTCTTGGCTCACAGCAGGCAAGGATCCCCTGCCCGCCCTTGActccaggctgctgcttctcccataaGTCACATCTCAGTCTCAGAGGTCTCAGCCTTCCCTTCTGGAAGACATGAACTTCTCCTTTTGAGGGTTGGAGGTACAGAAGAGATAGGCTGTGGGGAAGACTATGCCCCCAAACCTAGCATCTCAAATATGAAGCAGTTAGAAGACTCATTCTGAGTATAGAAATGGGTGTGGTGATGGATGAGACATCATGATGTCTAGTTTCCAAGTTGCAGTGTAAGTCTTGAAGAGCCCTGGAGGTCTGGTAGACGTCAGTAAGAGCTTAAGTGATTTCAGCACTGTACTCAACTCCTCAGCCATCACACCTCCTTCTTCTGGTCATCTCAGACTCAGCGCAAAGTCTACTTTTCTGAGGAGTCATTTGCTGTCAGCCTGAGCCTACATTGTCACTGAATACCTGACTTTCAAGTCAACCATCTCAACACTTCTCAGCAAATAAATTGTTTTGGGGGGCTCCTTTTAAGCATGTACCCGGTACGTTAAAGATGGACACAAGGAGTAGGTGATTAGCCTAGAGGTTGAGACGTGTGTCACACATTGGAGTGCTGATTTGATTTCTGGTTCTACCTTGTGACTTAAGCTCGTCATGCAgacaatgatggctcaaataagtGCATCCTCACCACATGTTTGGGAGGCCTAGACTGAGTTACCAGTTCTTGGTTCTGCTATTGCAggcaagtggggagtgaaccggtagatgggAGCTTTTTTATTCATCTATCTctctagggaaaaaaaatgaacgaaagaaaaagaataaacttacattttaggCACTTGAATCTTTTCCTTGCTTTCTCAGTAATTAGACATCTTGCATTTCTCTTTTCAACCAGAGTCTGGGATGTGAACACAGGTGAAGTTCTCAACACGCTGATCCACCACAATGAGGCTGTGCTGCACTTACGCTTTAGCAATGGACTGATGGTGACATGTTCCAAGGATCGCTCCATTGCCGTGTGGGACATGGCTTCGGCCACCGATATCACTTTACGCCGTGTCCTGGTTGGCCACCGCGCTGCTGTCAATGTAGTAGACTTCGACGATAAGTACATTGTATCTGCTTCCGGTGACAGGACCATCAAAGTAAGTGTGTCTGCAGTTACAGCCCTGCCTGCTCTTGTCTCTTTTAGACCAGAGAGAAAATAGAGACAACCTAGTACATGGCAAGATGTTTGTTCTCCTCCATCCGTACAGGTGAACCCTTGCAACCTTCCTGTCTATGTATATGCAGAGTGAGGCTAGGTGGGAAGATGTTGTAGGCCCAGAACGAGGAAAGTCCTCTTTGATGAAATGACATGTGGATAGGTATTTCAGGGGTTCGAGAACATGTCTTGCCATAGACCCTGGGCTGGGTATTGGAGATGTGGTCAGTAGGACCCATGCATGCTTTCAGAAAGCTAGATTGACATGGGACAAGCAGCTGTAGACTGGAATGGTCCATAGGATATGGTCATTGCAAATCTGATTTCAGGTGAACTTCTCAAAATTCTGTTGTCTTCCATATTTATGACAGATTTACTGAGATTTAATTTCCATACCATAATATTCATTATTTTGGGATCTACAATTTAGTAACCTTTCAGCTCAATTACAGTGTTTAGAATCATCACTGTGTAATTCTGAAGTGTTTTTATCTAGAAAACTTCACATCCATACACCTCAGTCCCCATCTGGCCCTCCTAGCCCCTGGCAGTTACCTCCTTGACACCTGTCTCTGTGGAGACAGAATGTTCTAGACATTTCATGATAATGCAGCCTCATGTGTGATTTTTGTGGTTGCTTcaagttttgtttttactgttatgaataatgctgctgtaAACATTTGTGTAGTTATTGCATGTTTgtgtattttcagttctcttgggaTGTGTTTAATATTTTGGGGAACTACCTGTCTGTTTTTCCAGCATGGCTGCACTATTTTACAAACATGCCAGCGGTATCTGAAGGTTTCAACTTGTTAAGAAAAATTGTCTTTTAATGACCAGTGCTAGACAATATTCTGATACCCAGCCCCACAAATCATGGGCTGTGTTGCGTCAAGTTTTGGATTGAGTGGTCTGGAAACTCAGCAGCTAGGATTTATATGTGTTGATTTCCTTTGTAGTCACAGCAATGAGCACAAGACCAGTGCCTGGAAGTCCGAGACGGTCTGGCCTCGTTGCCACAGCAGCTGTCTGATGATATCAGCTGGAGGATTTCTCCGCATTCTTGTTGACACTTGCTGTTACCTGTCTTTTTTGTTGTGTCTGACCTGATGTACAagggtttctagttttgctttgtttattataATAACTGGTGATATTCtgtatcttttcatgtgcttattgacTTAATTACATAtcatctttggagaaatgtctaagTCTGTtgcctattttaaaaattggggagTTTGACTTTTTATTACTGAGTTTCAAGTATTCTTTATGTATTCTGGATACAAGATCCTTACCAGGTGcatattttgtaaattattttaccTCATTATATAGGCTTTCcttttcacaaattttaaaaaaggtttattttgattcTGTGAAAGAGtgtcagaaagagggaaaggcagagatcgTCGGTCTAGCGGCTCATTttccagtggccacagcagcttggcctttcagttagataaaaaTGAACAACACTGGAAAAAGAACTGTGGTGAAAAAGAGGCGGGTGTGAAAGTGAAGCACCTTTCCACCAGGTACATTGGGTTTGACATATCAGCTGACATAAAATTGTAAAATCTGACCCAAACCACTTCCCTTAGGCAAATGAGTGGCTTCACCATCATGGAAATGTTGTCTTTGTGATGATCTTGAACTTTGGAAACTTTGCAGCTTCCCTCCGTATCTCACTCTAGTTGTAACACTAAGCAGCCAAGACAGTGCTGTCCAGTGTGTCCCCAGCCTTTCAATGTTGAGTTAAGGAGAATGTATTTTATAATCGGATATTTGGATTAATTGcagaaaatctttatttttgaaagtgtgTTTCAGAATTTTCTGCAtccattctttaaaatattgctAATTTGCCCTGCAGGTCTGGAGTACGAGTACCTGTGAATTCGTTCGCACTCTGAATGGGCACAAGCGAGGCATTGCCTGTCTGCAGTACAGGGATCGACTGGTCGTCAGTGGCTCGTCAGATAATACCATCAGGTGGGTGAGAGTTGGTGTGCTGACAGAATGGCTTATCTCCCCAGGGTTGACTCATCTCCCCGTCCTAATGCACAAATGGTTgataataaatggaaaaacagTGTTCACTCCGACCATTCTTCCCAGATATGCCTAGGTCACAGAACTTTTACACCTTCAACTCCAGCAGGGAGTGCCGAATGCTGGGGCACTTCAAAATTTAGACATTTACTATTTAACTAAGATCCCCTAAATATCTGACTCTCTCATGCCATTTTCCCCCTTTTCCAGCACAAACCAGTAGGTTTACGTACATGACTAACCCAGATTGCCTACTGTTTGAGCAAAATGAAGTTTTCAGAAAAAGCAACATCTGTTCTAAGTTTTATCACTTAAAATTCTAAGATATCTACGACAAAAGCTGATTTAAAACTTATGTCTTGGTTCTGCTGTGTTTGACATGCTTTGTGCTATTGCCTAATGTTTCAACAATAAATAGTCCTTAACATCCTCATTGGAGTCTTCGCGATTCTACAGAGTACTGGGGACTGCTTTGAGTCTCCATGGCAGTGCTAATGGCTCTAGAGaaacattcaattttttttctttatttatttttaaaaatttatctatttgaaagatataTGTTTATATCTATATgatagagagagaatcttacctgctgggtcactccctaaatggccacaaccattggccaaagctaggagtctggaccttctggatttcccatgttaGTAAAGGGCCCAAGTCTCTTGGGACatcttttctgctgcttttccaggctcattagcagaaagttggactgggaatggagcagctgaatCTTGAACCAGTTCCCTTGTGGGAGTCTGGTGATACAGGCACTTTTACCCAGTACATTGCacgcatgcgtgcacacacactaCCTGTCTAGTCATCACTTTCTAAGCAAGGTGTGCTGAGGGCAGCTGGAGAAATGTTCACTGGATCATAGAGAGCCAGAGAAAGCCCCCTTTGTTAATACTAGTTTTCTATGATTTCTTCATGTAACTAATCTAGAAAAGTGAATGGATTTCAAAGTCCATGATTTGAAGGATCCTCATACATAAATAGCTTTGTATATATAGTGTGGACTATGTGTGAGCTAGAAGTAAAGAAGTTAAGGACAGTGGAAAATCACTTCTATGTGGAATAGACAGAAAGAACTTGAGGATTATGAGGGAAGTTGTTTTTGCTAgaattctgttttttccttccagGCTATGGGATATTGAATGTGGTGCCTGCTTGCGAGTCCTAGAGGGACATGAGGAATTGGTCCGATGCATCCGGTTTGATAACAAGAGGATTGTCAGTGGTGCCTATGATGGGTATGTATCTCCAGGTTTAGCTTGCATTGTCATAACTCCCTCAGGAAGGATTCAGtagccttgtgtgtgccaggtccAGGTATTATACTTGTTGATCAGATGAGGCCCCAGAAAGACAACTTCAGATAACCCCAACCACACAGTAATGGAACCACAGTGGTTCCTAAGTTTTTGCTTTTAACCATCACTGTAAACCGGAAGAGTGGTATATTCTTTGGGAAAATTCAGTTCTTTGGCTAACCATTAATTAAGCCAGTCTTTTTTGGTAAGTTCAGTAAGATTAAATTTCTTCCCttacccctgccctgtcctgaaACACCTCACAacaaccatcaccaccactactgctgctactgctactactgcctcatcctcttctcctttctcctcctcctttcctgactcttcttcaagtttgatttatttactaaacttgaaaggcagagaaaaagagagggggatcctccatctgctggttcacactgcaaatgaccaccaggagccaggaacttgattctttgtcccacgtgggtgcagggacccaccaTTTGggcatctcctgctgcttccccaggtacatcaacaggaagctggactggattTGGAGCAACCAGGTCTTAAACCGGCATCCCTGGAAttgggcagcagctttacttgctatgccacagtgctggctccatctCACGACTTTTTCAGAGCAAATAGCAACTATAGGCCTTTCAGGAAGACCAGATATCTTCTAAGCTAATTGGTTGACCTGTTAAAACTCATTGCTTACTTGAAGCATTTGCTCGTTTAGAGAAGGCTGTCTGCAGAGTTGCACACGGAGTCCCGGCCTCTGTCCGTGCCTGTTCTCACCTAGGGCGCCCCGGGTTAGTTCACAGTGGGCAACACAGTTTGTCAAGCCAGAACTGCATAACTAACACAACCTCAGGTTTTGTCTCCCTTAAAATAATCattcttccagattttccaaAATGGTGTAATTGTTCCAAATAATTTGTAAAACATTGGCATATTGCCCATTAGCTTTCATAATTGGTCTTCAaatgtactttttcttttctttttgtttttcaatgaaaTGCTTTGAAGTTTATAAAACGTTAACTTTTCTACTAATCTCAATGTCGTTTTCCTTTGTAGGAAAATTAAAGTTTGGGACTTACAAGCAGCTCTGGATCCGCGGGCCCCAGCAAGCACCCTGTGTTTGCGCACGTTGGTGGTATGTGATTTCTGAAACAGGAATTGGTTCCTCTTGCTGAAAGATAGCCATTGGCATGTAGCCCTTCCTTGCGGATCACAAGGAAGCTTCTGGATCTTGAAATTGGTCTTCGAGTTCATGTAGCCAAAATCACGATGTTTGGCATTTGTATCTCTATGAGCTCTTTCTAAAGGGGTAGCAGGGCAGCTGAAACCTTGAACGTCTATGACAGTACATGTTTGTGTTAAGAAAGGGTGGAATGTTCCATCAGTCTCTAGTTTATGTACATATGTAGTTTGTGCATATGGGAGTACTTCTTTCTCTTTACCAGTATCCTTCTTGTTAGATCTGGCTGTTTCTGTTGTATTTTGGAAGAAATAAGTGTTTTgaaaatggtgatttttttaaatttgtcttaGTTTAGTGATGTTAGCATTTATTTCCAGTTCTTTGCATTTTGCATTAACTAGTATGAGTAGTGTTATAAGTTGAAGCTATTGTTTTCCTCTTGATTTGAACTGGAATATAAATCAAATGCTTGACCATGAATTTTGACATTGTAGTTTGAGACAGATACTCCtagtcatgtttttaaaaaaaaaaaataaataaaaaaaaaaaacaggcaccCTCCAGATCTAGTTTTTATAGTAGATCAGAAATGATTGTTAAATATTATTGTTTACCTTTCTAAGGCCCTTATGGGATGATcacattgtttttctttgatGTATGAGCGTATTGGAATCCAGGATACGACATTTACTGAAAGAGAAGACTAGAAGGAAAAGTGCAGTAATTGTTGTTGGGTTGAAGGACAGAGCTCATTGAGTTCTGGAAAAGTGTTTAGGTAGTGTAGAGAAACAGTTGCATTTCCAGCTTGTGAGAGATGGGAGGTTATAAAGATGTCATTTTATTCACAAAgctcttattatttttttctttttaggaacaTTCTGGACGTGTGTTCCGGCTGCAGTTTGATGAGTTTCAGATCATCAGCAGCTCCCACGACGACACTATTTTGATTTGGGATTTCTTAAATGTGCCTCCCAATGCCCAGAATGAGACCCGCTCTCCCTCCagaacatacacatacatctcCAGATAACAGTCTGCACTTTCACCCTTTCTGGTGAGCATTAACGTGTGCTGATGGATTGCGTCTTTCCCTGGGAAAAAGGTGGCGATTTGGATTCTTGATGACGTGACTTCTGGTCTGTTAGCTGCGTCCACTTTCACAGAGTTCATTTGTAAGCCTGGATCTTTATAGCCATGTCCCAACAAGGCCAAAATCGAAATCTTGCATGTTGTGAGTTATTTATATTGACAAATGAagattatggttttttttttttttttttgaagtactgGTCTCCATCTTACTTCCCAGATCTTACCAACTGAGCATCAGTAAACTGCAGTTTTATTCTGGGCTGTTAGAGgcttctctcctgccttccttccagTTTTTCAGTTCCATCTttgaatagaaatatttttttaaaagcacacaatTAACCAGATACTTAAAATCCCTCTCGCACTACTATCCACCCACCACAAGCCTTCCCTTTTGTGTGGATCAAAGAAGGCTTTTGTCAAGAAGGCCCCTAAGCCTCATCCCTTATCCATGGGATGGAGCAGGTGACCTCAGCCCTTTGCTGTGGGTACGAGCAGACTTAAAGTCATCATAAGCATTAGTGTCAGGTGGTTTTGATTACTAAGGAGATTCAATCTGGAAGATGTGTGAGGTACTCAGAACTGATGACACATCTACAACCATGTTTCCAATTCTGGGAATTTTTCAGGGGCCAGTGAATTCCATGCACTTTGAACTTTGTCAGTTTAATAATACATTTGCATCTGTCCATACTACTATGAATATACACATTATAGAGACTTGTGATTAATCAAATTCATATTTTTGAAACAGTTAAGTATTAATAACTTTTACCAATGTATACTTTCTTATTCATTGAATATTGAAAGTAAGACAGCAATCTTTGTACAGAATCTTGAAACCCCTGGTATCTTAGTTATCAGTTGTCTTTTTCAGCCATTCCTTAATCTAGATTCCAAGTGCCAGACAATAGATGTCCCCCAGGTTTGTTGTACCTGGGGTCAACACTGTCATGGGGCCAAACTGAGTCTGCGGCCtaatttcttttctattgttttgttttgtgtctgttttcttcCCCTGCAGTCCCTTTATTGTGAATACCAGTGTGTGGTACCACACACGGTATATGATGAGCATCCATCAgtgacttttttgggggggggaaatgGTACCCAGGGCCAATGCAGTCTGTCTCTGCTGTACCTGAAGTGTAACACCTGTAGCCACCCTTATGATGAGCACTTTCCATCACCCCACAGGTCCCTGCCTCTATTATCAAGGCCTGCTCCCCACccagtttgtttgcttttgccttttttttttctgctctaaactttagttttttttttttttttttttaagaatcaggtTAATGAAGTTGAAATAATCAGTGATCAGTAAAATTTCAGGCTTAAAGACAAAGAATGTTATGATTTAAATAATCACAGATAATTAAAAGTATAGTAATGTAACATCCTCAACCAGGTTTGACAAAGATAGAAAGTGAAGTTGTACAAAACTATTTACAGTGACATCAATAggcacatttcctttttttttttttttttttaaatttttatttttgataatgtttaattCATCATGGTGGGAAGAAAAGGGGGGTTAGGAgaatgtgggtgagaccattatttccaaattttcttcttcctgtatctggagcaAGGGGGGAGATAAGGAGGGAAGCCACAGTCAGCCCCCCAACCGCCCCAGTCccctgggatggggaacagccactgATAACAACCCGGGGTCCTCGaggtggagcatgttccaagggttctgcgtAAGtgatttcgatagttctgagatgctgttgccaatccaaggataagCAAATCCTTCCAatatccattgactgacataacCGACATTAGAGTCTCCGTTCATCcatatatttgctgtcattgctggGTTGGGGCAGTTATCCAATTTTTTTCTGACctcttctgttatggtaccacatgtcctctgcaggccccaatgggcatCCATATCTTTCAAGTACATCTGGGTATGCcacccactgctccatcttttccaccgaagaggcccagttctgacacatgcactttgTGGTCAGACCACCAATCCAGAACAAGAGCCCTCATGCCCCTGAAGGCCCCCATCTATGCTGACCCCAGGCCCCCTGCAATCCCACACACCAATCCCCATAAGTgctgccagcaggcagagggCCCTTCTGAACCCCCCTGCCCAGGGTGCACCCGCTGCACAGGTGGGCTTGGGGAACAAGGACAGGCACCCAGGCCCCACATGACCTCCCGCCGctggggctcacggacctggCATCACCACGTAGGTGGGCCAGAATAACCAGGCCAGTCGACCTGGGCCCTGCTGTGCCCCCCTGCCGCCCCGgtctcacagacctggcacccacagtGCAGGTAGACCTGGGGAATCAGGCCAAGGTGACCTGGACCCTGCTGAGCCCACCTAAGGTTCATGACCCAGCACTCGCCACACAGGTCGGCCTGAGGAACCAGGCAAGGCGACCTGGCCCCACCAGGCCCTATGCCCCCAGGGTTCACAGACCCAGTGCCCACTGTGTGGGCAAACCTGAGAACCCAGGCCAGATGGCCTGGACCCTGCTATGCCCGCTTGTGGACCTGAGGAAACAGGCCAGGCAACTTTGGACCCTGCTGAACCCATCATCCCTGGAGCTCTGGAACGTGGCACCCACCTCGCAGGTGGGCCTGAAGACCCATTCACAGGCCAGGATGCCTGTCagttattagctgcttttctcccagcagtgcaacacttgcctaggtgCAATGCAGCCTAGGCTGTTTCCCAGGCGGAGAGGGGAGGATGTACACAAACTTTTTATTACTACtaataaacaatgaaaaaattaGTCACTTGAGAATACCCAATGGAGGGGAGAGAGtggcagtgctgtggcatagcaagtaaagccaccacctgtggcaccagcatccatgtgagaatccattgaagtcccagctgctacatgtctgatcagctctctgctaatgtcctgggaaagcagcgagagATGCCCAAGTCCTCGGGTCCCTGAATCTACATGAGAaagcctgaagaagctcctggctcctggcctcagaccagcccagctctgatcattgcagccatttggggagtaaatcagaagatggaagatttcgtTATGTG
It encodes the following:
- the FBXW11 gene encoding F-box/WD repeat-containing protein 11 isoform X10, with amino-acid sequence MCHYQHGHINSYLKPMLQRDFITALPEQGLDHIAENILSYLDARSLCAAELVCKEWQRVISEGMLWKKLIERMVRTDPLWKGLSERRGWDQYLFKNRPTDGPPNSFYRSLYPKIIQDIETIESNWRCGRHNLQRIQCRSENSKGVYCLQYDDEKIISGLRDNSIKIWDKTSLECLKVLTGHTGSVLCLQYDERVIVTGSSDSTVRVWDVNTGEVLNTLIHHNEAVLHLRFSNGLMVTCSKDRSIAVWDMASATDITLRRVLVGHRAAVNVVDFDDKYIVSASGDRTIKVWSTSTCEFVRTLNGHKRGIACLQYRDRLVVSGSSDNTIRLWDIECGACLRVLEGHEELVRCIRFDNKRIVSGAYDGKIKVWDLQAALDPRAPASTLCLRTLVEHSGRVFRLQFDEFQIISSSHDDTILIWDFLNVPPNAQNETRSPSRTYTYISR